The following proteins come from a genomic window of Microbacterium sulfonylureivorans:
- a CDS encoding polysaccharide deacetylase family protein yields MEIRFGLGIRARLASLASDVRGGAEGARVFLDRHALATGGRDSERAAGRILCYHSVGQPRWGINDVDEGRFRQQIESALDAGYRFVPAADIVRTGGGPLDLSVTFDDGPRSVLTAAAPILASYDIPFSVFVVSDWSEDGLGGDALSWAEVSRLAELGAEIGNHSASHPDFSRIGKEQAVHEIGSAQELIERRTGIRTSTFAIPWGQSGNWPVRAHEAALELGYEVIYAQAEETRSPGTAARSFVTRVDSPRIFDALLRGRYDRWEEWIWRRSAG; encoded by the coding sequence GTGGAGATCCGGTTCGGATTGGGGATTCGCGCCCGGCTCGCCTCCCTGGCGTCGGACGTGAGAGGCGGCGCCGAGGGTGCGCGCGTCTTCCTGGACCGGCACGCGCTGGCGACCGGCGGGCGCGACTCCGAGCGAGCAGCCGGCCGCATCCTGTGCTATCACTCGGTCGGCCAGCCCAGGTGGGGGATCAACGATGTCGACGAGGGCAGATTCCGCCAGCAGATCGAGTCCGCTCTCGATGCGGGGTACCGGTTCGTTCCGGCGGCCGACATCGTGCGCACGGGTGGCGGACCGCTCGACCTGAGCGTCACCTTCGACGACGGGCCTCGAAGCGTCCTGACGGCAGCTGCGCCGATTCTCGCGTCATACGACATCCCCTTCTCGGTGTTCGTCGTTTCGGATTGGTCCGAGGACGGACTCGGAGGAGACGCGCTGAGCTGGGCCGAGGTCAGCCGCCTCGCCGAGCTCGGAGCAGAGATCGGCAATCACTCGGCGAGCCACCCGGACTTCTCCCGCATCGGCAAGGAGCAGGCGGTGCACGAGATCGGCAGCGCCCAAGAGCTCATCGAGAGGCGCACCGGCATTCGCACGTCGACCTTCGCCATCCCGTGGGGCCAGTCGGGCAACTGGCCCGTCCGGGCGCACGAGGCCGCTCTGGAGCTCGGGTACGAGGTGATCTACGCGCAGGCCGAGGAGACGCGGTCTCCCGGAACGGCCGCCCGGAGTTTCGTGACGAGGGTCGATTCGCCGCGCATCTTCGACGCTCTCCTTCGCGGCAGGTACGACCGGTGGGAGGAGTGGATCTGGCGTCGTTCTGCCGGCTAG
- a CDS encoding glycosyltransferase, whose protein sequence is MTPDTPSEAALPAVSVIVPAYNAASTIARQLEALSRQRVDVEWEVIVSDNGSTDRTADIARSWAGRLPLRVVDASARRGPSSARNAGAAAAHAPLLAFCDADDAVADDWLAHLLPTLEANDVVVTCARIESPFSTTERPLFDLVTTLRMPFLPELPFGSSSRLAVSAEAFRRVGRFDESLRTGEDVDLSWRLQLSGYRLHECRDALIDHHHRSGFIATVRQYAGYQRGRRELQHRYAQVIDEFNAARGTAPDPDWEAGVVNAAQPTVDAPSSRMGRVVAYLRDPDERRQFARRVMQSGRLRAARSLGLFLGRIVGRIDSSQQQVPASLARTYIDRERPFVRRPTS, encoded by the coding sequence GTGACCCCCGACACCCCCTCGGAAGCGGCACTCCCCGCCGTGAGCGTGATCGTTCCTGCGTACAACGCGGCGTCGACCATCGCCCGGCAGCTGGAGGCGCTGTCGCGACAGCGGGTGGATGTCGAATGGGAGGTCATCGTCAGCGACAACGGCTCGACCGACCGCACCGCCGACATCGCGCGTTCGTGGGCGGGCCGGCTGCCGCTGCGTGTGGTCGATGCCTCCGCTCGTCGTGGCCCCTCCTCCGCGCGCAACGCCGGCGCGGCCGCTGCCCACGCGCCGCTGCTCGCCTTCTGCGATGCCGATGACGCCGTCGCCGACGACTGGCTGGCACACCTTCTGCCGACGCTCGAAGCGAATGACGTCGTCGTGACGTGCGCCCGCATCGAATCGCCGTTCTCGACGACCGAGCGACCGCTGTTCGACCTCGTCACCACTCTGCGGATGCCCTTCCTGCCTGAGCTGCCGTTCGGCAGCAGCTCGCGACTGGCGGTGAGCGCCGAGGCCTTCCGCCGGGTGGGCCGCTTCGATGAGTCGCTGCGCACGGGCGAAGACGTCGACCTCTCGTGGCGGCTGCAGCTGTCCGGCTACCGGCTCCACGAGTGCCGCGATGCGCTCATCGATCATCACCATCGCAGCGGATTCATCGCGACCGTGCGCCAGTATGCGGGCTACCAGCGCGGCAGACGCGAGCTCCAGCACCGCTATGCGCAGGTCATCGACGAGTTCAACGCCGCTCGCGGCACCGCGCCCGATCCGGACTGGGAGGCCGGCGTGGTGAACGCGGCGCAGCCGACGGTCGACGCACCCTCCTCACGAATGGGCCGAGTGGTCGCGTATCTTCGCGACCCCGATGAACGACGACAGTTCGCGCGACGGGTGATGCAGTCCGGGCGTCTTCGCGCGGCGAGGTCGCTCGGTCTGTTCCTGGGCCGGATCGTGGGCCGGATCGACTCCTCGCAGCAGCAGGTTCCAGCGTCGCTCGCACGGACGTACATCGACCGTGAGCGCCCTTTCGTGCGCCGCCCGACCAGCTAG
- a CDS encoding glycosyltransferase family 2 protein, which produces MSVIIPAYNAAEFLGDQLEALAAQQTDLFFEVLVCDNGSSDGTAGVVGSFSSRMPHTRLIDASRRRGASAARNIGARAAEAPLLLFCDADDVVDPGWVSALCAGLRDAPFVAGAVEHRLLNPGREWDFGWNEPTFYDPALPQFPACGSGNMGVRSDVFAEVGGFDESLLAGEDLDFSWRVQLAGHRLVGVPTAVIHYRKRGGIRAAARQGLVKGAGTRTLAHRFALVRDAYGRQRVSPVAPSPSVDHRPRRWAERFDRLRRLPRKALEILRNPAAVTPYIASLAFQWGYRTAELSGVVQLPPPGRLPPVVRAP; this is translated from the coding sequence GTGAGCGTCATCATCCCTGCGTACAACGCGGCGGAGTTCCTCGGCGATCAGCTCGAGGCGCTCGCGGCGCAGCAGACCGACCTCTTCTTCGAGGTGCTCGTATGCGACAACGGCTCGAGCGACGGAACCGCGGGGGTCGTGGGCTCCTTTTCCTCGCGGATGCCGCACACGCGGCTGATCGACGCGTCGCGGCGTCGGGGCGCGTCGGCCGCGCGCAACATCGGCGCGCGTGCCGCCGAGGCACCGCTGCTGCTGTTCTGCGACGCCGACGACGTCGTGGACCCCGGCTGGGTGAGCGCACTGTGCGCCGGCCTCCGTGACGCTCCGTTCGTCGCCGGCGCTGTCGAGCACAGACTGCTCAACCCCGGACGGGAGTGGGATTTCGGCTGGAACGAGCCCACCTTCTACGATCCCGCCCTGCCGCAGTTCCCCGCGTGCGGATCCGGAAACATGGGCGTGCGCAGTGACGTGTTCGCGGAGGTCGGCGGATTCGACGAGTCGTTGCTCGCCGGCGAGGATCTCGATTTCTCATGGCGCGTACAGCTCGCCGGGCACCGGCTCGTCGGAGTGCCCACGGCAGTGATCCACTACAGAAAGCGCGGCGGGATCAGGGCTGCTGCGCGGCAGGGGCTCGTGAAGGGCGCGGGCACACGCACGCTCGCGCACCGATTCGCGCTCGTGCGCGACGCGTACGGCCGCCAGAGGGTGTCTCCTGTCGCCCCGTCGCCATCGGTCGACCACCGCCCCCGCCGCTGGGCGGAACGGTTCGACAGGCTGCGCCGCCTGCCCCGCAAGGCGCTCGAGATCCTGCGCAATCCCGCCGCCGTCACGCCCTACATCGCCTCACTCGCATTCCAGTGGGGATACCGCACGGCCGAGCTCTCGGGCGTGGTGCAGCTGCCGCCTCCCGGCCGACTCCCCCCAGTCGTCCGCGCCCCCTGA
- a CDS encoding glycosyltransferase family 2 protein → MVGGDAARHGDVEIVVVAYGAPELVRNALAPVRGFAVTIVDNSSMPEIARIAHEEGAQYWDPGANLGFGAGVNFALARRRLPGADVLLLNPDAVVEPEVVDRLREVLHGEPGIAAVGPAQVYADGSHQQVTWPYPRPIQFVADAVKLGRLVKTEPRYVIGSVLLINAAALAAVGGFDESFFLYAEEADWQYRAHRAGWSNVAVEEVTAMHVGAGTSTDLDRREVFLQAGLERFLRKHYGWYGWQVARWSIVVGGIPRVLVFRGERGRAARARMSLFRRGPVAVERGIGRR, encoded by the coding sequence ATGGTCGGCGGGGACGCGGCGCGGCACGGTGACGTCGAGATCGTCGTGGTCGCATATGGCGCACCTGAGCTCGTGCGCAACGCGCTCGCCCCGGTGCGCGGGTTCGCGGTCACGATCGTCGACAACTCGTCGATGCCCGAGATCGCGCGGATCGCGCATGAAGAGGGCGCGCAATACTGGGATCCGGGTGCGAACCTCGGCTTCGGAGCCGGGGTGAACTTCGCACTCGCGCGCCGCCGTCTGCCTGGTGCTGATGTGCTCCTCCTCAATCCCGACGCCGTCGTCGAGCCGGAGGTCGTAGACAGGCTCCGCGAGGTGCTGCACGGAGAGCCCGGCATCGCGGCCGTGGGACCCGCGCAGGTGTACGCCGACGGAAGTCACCAGCAGGTGACATGGCCGTACCCGAGGCCCATCCAGTTCGTCGCCGACGCGGTGAAGCTCGGTCGTCTGGTGAAGACGGAGCCGCGTTACGTCATCGGCTCGGTCCTCCTCATCAATGCGGCGGCCCTGGCCGCCGTCGGGGGATTTGACGAGAGCTTCTTCCTCTACGCCGAGGAGGCCGACTGGCAATACCGTGCGCACCGGGCCGGGTGGAGCAACGTCGCCGTGGAAGAGGTCACTGCCATGCACGTCGGCGCCGGAACGAGCACCGACCTCGATCGGCGGGAGGTCTTCCTCCAAGCCGGTCTCGAGCGCTTCCTCCGCAAGCACTACGGCTGGTATGGGTGGCAGGTCGCCCGATGGTCGATCGTCGTCGGAGGCATCCCGCGTGTGCTCGTCTTCCGCGGGGAGCGTGGACGCGCTGCGCGTGCTCGGATGTCGCTGTTCCGTCGCGGTCCCGTCGCCGTCGAGAGAGGGATCGGCCGGCGATGA
- a CDS encoding acyltransferase family protein has translation MPSDKPRERWIDVAKGIAIILVVFLHAAFPVVTDVHVWHWVDYSAVLESFRMPLFFFMAGIFASRVLAMRLRDVIDLRVLKFSWLYVLWSIITGVVVVWGVFHALQLPGHVGELLMDSSGPNGATWFIFAIALYFLVGWFARKLPFAVQLSLAFVLTMLCESGLVVDPASSWGKVGKYFFFFLLAAQIGPRLREFVPRLRLWHTLIAPVVYAALVVVARWQGWLGTDSSSAQHLVVWFLLSVLAVAAGCSAAVLLARWAAFDWLFQLGSRTLYVYLLQWYPLAAGWLIISSIDVIPPLLEPFLVPLLTAFAIVVSLIIHRLTKRAAVLYDQPAWLHLPRRWVTRAEGPASVETAAADAERRPVSPDTEIGRGQTPHVS, from the coding sequence ATGCCCTCAGACAAGCCGCGCGAACGATGGATAGACGTCGCCAAGGGGATTGCGATCATCCTCGTGGTGTTCCTTCATGCGGCGTTCCCGGTGGTCACCGATGTGCACGTGTGGCACTGGGTCGACTACTCGGCTGTGCTCGAGTCGTTCCGAATGCCGCTGTTCTTCTTCATGGCGGGCATCTTCGCCTCCCGCGTTCTCGCGATGAGGCTGCGCGACGTCATCGACCTCCGAGTGCTCAAGTTCTCCTGGCTCTACGTGCTGTGGTCGATCATCACGGGGGTGGTCGTCGTGTGGGGCGTGTTCCATGCGCTCCAACTCCCCGGTCATGTGGGCGAGCTCCTGATGGACTCCAGCGGTCCGAACGGCGCGACCTGGTTCATCTTCGCCATCGCGTTGTACTTCTTGGTCGGCTGGTTCGCGAGAAAGCTCCCGTTCGCCGTTCAGCTCTCACTGGCCTTCGTGCTGACGATGCTGTGCGAGTCGGGACTGGTGGTCGACCCTGCTAGCTCGTGGGGCAAGGTCGGCAAGTACTTCTTCTTCTTCTTGCTTGCGGCCCAGATCGGGCCCCGCCTGCGCGAATTCGTCCCGCGGCTGCGGTTGTGGCATACGCTCATCGCCCCCGTCGTCTACGCGGCACTCGTCGTCGTGGCCCGCTGGCAGGGCTGGCTGGGGACCGACTCGAGTTCGGCCCAGCACCTGGTGGTCTGGTTCCTGTTGAGCGTTCTCGCCGTCGCTGCGGGTTGCAGTGCGGCAGTCCTGCTCGCCAGGTGGGCCGCGTTCGACTGGCTCTTCCAGTTGGGTTCACGCACTCTCTACGTGTATCTGCTGCAGTGGTACCCGCTGGCGGCAGGGTGGCTCATCATCTCCTCCATCGACGTCATTCCGCCGCTCCTCGAGCCGTTCCTTGTGCCGCTGCTCACGGCCTTCGCCATCGTGGTGAGCCTCATCATCCATCGGCTGACGAAACGTGCCGCGGTCCTCTACGACCAGCCTGCGTGGCTGCATCTGCCGAGACGGTGGGTCACGAGGGCGGAGGGCCCGGCGTCGGTAGAGACGGCTGCAGCGGATGCCGAGCGGCGTCCGGTCTCCCCCGATACCGAGATCGGGCGCGGGCAGACCCCACACGTCTCGTAG